A single region of the Duganella sp. BuS-21 genome encodes:
- a CDS encoding MarR family transcriptional regulator, protein MEITNHTPTAGVPQLDAQLCFALYSTSLAMNKLYRKLLRGLGLTYSQYLVMMVLWEKNQLTVSEVGERLFLDSATLTPLLKRMEAAELLTRTRAASDERQVIIKLTPHGDALRHEAAKLPPSILQATQCTLDQVVGMKHQLDALRASLMNAAD, encoded by the coding sequence ATGGAAATCACGAACCACACTCCCACCGCCGGCGTGCCGCAGCTGGATGCCCAGCTCTGCTTCGCCCTGTACTCGACCTCGCTGGCGATGAACAAGCTATACCGCAAGCTGTTGCGCGGGCTCGGCCTGACCTATTCGCAGTACCTCGTGATGATGGTGTTGTGGGAAAAAAACCAACTGACCGTCTCGGAAGTGGGCGAACGCCTATTCCTCGATTCGGCCACGCTGACGCCCCTGCTCAAGCGCATGGAAGCGGCTGAACTGCTGACCCGCACCCGCGCCGCCAGCGACGAGCGCCAGGTCATCATCAAGCTGACGCCGCACGGCGACGCCCTGCGCCACGAAGCCGCCAAGCTGCCGCCCTCTATTTTGCAAGCCACCCAATGCACGCTCGACCAAGTGGTCGGCATGAAGCACCAGCTCGACGCGCTGCGCGCCAGCCTGATGAACGCCGCCGACTAG
- a CDS encoding HD domain-containing protein codes for MNVKKAIVLIVDAATDHLILINGMLEDQYEVRLANSGRAALDIMQTVPRPHLVVVDAGLNDVDGYSVCQQLKASPDTADIPVILLHADEQRALDLCAADVVPKPVNPGVLRARVDTHLQLRHARELLKQQRNLLEHVVEEVTLELSQMLDAMIWAMASLAETREYETANHLRRVQHYIAALGRQLQSHKRFEEELSDANIKALFKAAPLHDIGKVSIPDAILLKPDRLTDDEFEIMKQHTVYGRDAVVNVENALGYTNTFLRYAREIAYSHQEKFDGSGYPQGLAGEAIPMSARLMAVADVYDALISKRVYKPAFTHETAMEMIRQGSGEHFDPDVVDAMLTVEEEFMAIANRYSDPVG; via the coding sequence ATGAATGTCAAAAAGGCCATCGTACTAATTGTCGATGCAGCCACGGACCACTTGATCCTGATCAACGGCATGCTGGAGGATCAATACGAAGTCCGGCTGGCCAACAGCGGCCGTGCGGCGCTGGACATCATGCAGACCGTGCCGCGCCCGCATCTGGTGGTGGTGGACGCCGGGCTGAACGACGTGGACGGCTACAGCGTGTGCCAGCAACTCAAAGCCAGCCCGGACACCGCCGACATTCCCGTCATCCTGCTGCATGCCGACGAGCAGCGCGCGCTCGACCTGTGCGCGGCCGACGTCGTGCCCAAGCCGGTCAACCCCGGTGTGTTGCGCGCACGCGTCGACACCCACTTGCAGCTGCGCCACGCGCGCGAGTTGCTCAAGCAGCAGCGCAACCTGCTCGAACACGTGGTGGAAGAGGTCACGCTGGAACTGAGCCAGATGCTCGACGCCATGATCTGGGCCATGGCCTCGCTGGCCGAGACGCGCGAATACGAAACCGCCAACCACTTGCGCCGCGTGCAGCACTACATCGCCGCGCTGGGGCGCCAGCTGCAGTCGCACAAGCGTTTCGAGGAAGAGCTGAGCGACGCCAACATCAAGGCCCTGTTCAAGGCCGCGCCGCTGCACGACATCGGCAAGGTGTCGATCCCGGACGCCATCCTGCTCAAGCCGGATCGCCTGACCGACGACGAATTCGAGATCATGAAGCAGCACACGGTGTACGGGCGCGACGCCGTCGTCAACGTCGAGAACGCGCTGGGCTACACCAACACCTTCCTGCGCTATGCGCGCGAAATCGCCTACTCGCACCAGGAAAAATTCGACGGTTCGGGCTATCCGCAAGGCCTGGCCGGCGAGGCGATCCCGATGTCGGCCCGCCTGATGGCGGTGGCCGACGTGTATGACGCCTTGATCTCCAAGCGCGTCTACAAGCCCGCGTTTACCCACGAAACGGCGATGGAGATGATACGGCAGGGAAGCGGCGAACACTTCGATCCCGATGTGGTGGACGCCATGCTGACGGTGGAAGAGGAGTTCATGGCCATCGCCAACCGCTACAGTGACCCTGTCGGCTGA
- a CDS encoding 2OG-Fe dioxygenase family protein: MTTPIYTPLADAADALRQHGYALLPPEDVAALAGVPLAALNHLVPSWNALELDNYLKDGGRYRRRRHACFVQDGRHLTQTAHRAHWQPLEYNALHGGMHRLFEPVQPATITQPAWPALIASIGQLCSQARGSSSPWFVEAHQFRIDTADGIGRPTPEGAHRDGVDFVAVLLIAREGIKGGETRVFEADGPNGKRFTMTAPWTMLLLDDATVIHESTPIQPLAADGSAGHRDTLVLTWRAGAFQGQETSPAETNPI; this comes from the coding sequence ATGACCACACCTATCTACACTCCGCTGGCCGATGCGGCCGACGCGCTGCGCCAACACGGCTACGCCCTGCTGCCTCCCGAAGACGTGGCCGCGCTGGCCGGCGTGCCGCTGGCCGCCCTCAATCACCTGGTCCCCAGCTGGAACGCGCTGGAACTCGACAATTACCTCAAGGACGGCGGCCGCTACCGCCGCCGGCGCCACGCCTGCTTCGTCCAGGACGGCCGCCACCTGACCCAGACCGCGCACCGCGCGCACTGGCAGCCGCTTGAATACAACGCCCTGCACGGCGGCATGCACCGCCTGTTCGAACCGGTGCAGCCGGCCACCATCACGCAGCCGGCCTGGCCGGCGCTGATCGCCTCCATCGGCCAGCTGTGCAGCCAGGCGCGCGGCAGCAGCAGCCCGTGGTTCGTGGAAGCGCACCAGTTCCGCATCGACACCGCCGACGGCATCGGCCGCCCCACGCCGGAAGGCGCGCACCGTGACGGCGTCGATTTCGTCGCCGTGCTGCTGATCGCGCGCGAAGGCATCAAGGGCGGCGAAACCCGCGTGTTCGAGGCCGACGGCCCCAACGGCAAGCGGTTCACCATGACCGCACCGTGGACCATGCTGCTGCTTGACGACGCCACGGTCATCCATGAATCGACGCCGATCCAGCCCTTGGCCGCCGATGGCAGCGCCGGTCACCGCGATACGCTGGTGCTGACCTGGCGCGCCGGCGCCTTCCAGGGACAGGAAACTTCCCCTGCGGAGACGAATCCGATATAG